In Sphingomonas sp. PAMC26645, one DNA window encodes the following:
- the carB gene encoding carbamoyl-phosphate synthase large subunit — translation MPKRTDISSILVIGAGPIVIGQACEFDYSGTQAIKALKEEGYRIVLVNSNPATIMTDPELADATYVEPITPAIVAKIIEKERPDAILPTMGGQTALNTALALFHDGTLEKFGVTMIGADADAIDMAEDRLKFRDAMDRIGLESARSAIAHTVEEALEGLEKTGLPSIIRPSFTMGGSGGGIAYNREEFIAIVRNGLDLSPTTEVLIEESLLGWKEYEMEVVRDRNDNAIIICSIENVDPMGVHTGDSITVAPALTLTDKEYQIMRNASIAVLREIGVETGGSNVQFAVNPKDGRLVVIEMNPRVSRSSALASKATGFPIAKVAAKLAVGYTLDEIENDITGATPAAFEPTIDYVVTKIPRFAFEKFKGASNTLGTAMKSVGEVMAIGRNIHESMQKALRGLETGLSGFNQVDHLVGAPRAEIEAALAVATPDRLLVAAQALREGFTVAEVHAIAKYDPWFLERIAEIIAAEAEVMKDGLPIDAPGMRRLKSMGFSDKRLAWLALQSANLRGMNRGIARGSGLIHEVVKAMTGGVTEEEVRQHRLKLGVRPVFKRIDTCAAEFDAKTPYMYSTYEAPSFGEPENESEPTDRKKIVILGGGPNRIGQGIEFDYCCCHACFALADAGYETIMVNCNPETVSTDYDTSDRLYFEPLTAEDVLEILHVEQQNGTLVGVIVQFGGQTPLNLARSLEAAGIPILGTTPDAIDLAEDRERFAALITKLGLLQPANGLARSRDEAVAAAERIGYPVLMRPSYVLGGRAMEIVDTIGQLEHYIATAVQVSGDSPVLIDQYLRDAIEVDVDAICDGTDVVVAGVLQHIEEAGVHSGDSACSIPPYSLSAEIIAEIERQTVALAHALSVVGLMNIQFAVKDGLVYLIEVNPRASRTVPFVAKAIGAPIAKIAARVMAGEKLVNLPKIDRHIDYYAVKEAVFPFNKFPGVDPVLSPEMKSTGEVMGIDPDFTIAFAKAQLGAGTILPTKGNVFVSVKDGDKAMIVEAVKALVDTGFSIVATGGTADHLARAGLPVEKVNKVAQGRPHIVDRIKDGDIALIFNTTEGWQSLKDSQPIRASALGQRIPYFTTAPASLEAAKAIAKLSTHSLEVRPLQSYYSQSHD, via the coding sequence ATGCCAAAACGCACCGACATCTCCTCGATCCTCGTCATCGGCGCAGGACCTATCGTCATCGGCCAGGCGTGCGAGTTCGATTATTCGGGCACGCAGGCGATCAAGGCGTTGAAGGAGGAGGGCTATCGTATCGTCCTCGTCAATTCGAATCCCGCCACGATCATGACCGATCCCGAGCTGGCCGACGCGACCTATGTCGAGCCGATCACGCCGGCGATCGTCGCCAAGATCATCGAGAAGGAGCGCCCGGACGCGATCCTGCCGACGATGGGCGGGCAGACCGCGCTGAATACCGCGCTCGCGCTGTTCCATGACGGTACGCTGGAGAAGTTCGGCGTGACGATGATCGGGGCGGATGCCGATGCGATCGACATGGCGGAGGACCGGCTGAAGTTCCGCGATGCGATGGACCGGATCGGGCTGGAAAGCGCGCGCTCGGCGATCGCCCATACTGTTGAAGAAGCCTTGGAAGGTCTTGAGAAGACCGGGCTTCCGTCGATCATCCGGCCGAGCTTCACGATGGGCGGCTCGGGCGGCGGCATTGCGTACAACCGCGAGGAGTTCATCGCGATCGTCCGCAACGGGCTCGATCTGTCGCCGACCACCGAGGTGCTGATCGAGGAATCGCTGCTCGGCTGGAAAGAATACGAGATGGAGGTGGTGCGCGATCGCAACGACAACGCCATCATCATCTGCTCGATCGAGAACGTCGATCCGATGGGCGTCCACACCGGCGACTCGATCACGGTCGCGCCGGCGCTGACGCTGACCGACAAGGAATACCAGATCATGCGCAACGCATCGATCGCGGTGTTGCGTGAAATCGGTGTCGAAACAGGCGGTTCGAACGTCCAGTTCGCGGTCAATCCGAAGGACGGCCGGCTGGTCGTCATCGAGATGAACCCGCGTGTTTCGCGCTCGTCCGCGCTGGCGTCGAAGGCAACCGGCTTCCCGATCGCGAAGGTCGCGGCGAAGCTGGCGGTCGGCTATACGCTCGACGAGATCGAGAATGACATTACCGGCGCAACGCCCGCAGCGTTCGAGCCGACGATCGATTACGTCGTGACGAAGATCCCGCGGTTCGCGTTCGAGAAGTTCAAGGGCGCGTCGAACACGCTCGGCACCGCGATGAAGTCGGTCGGCGAAGTGATGGCGATCGGTCGCAACATCCACGAATCGATGCAGAAGGCGTTGCGTGGGCTTGAGACGGGCTTGTCGGGGTTCAACCAGGTCGATCATCTGGTCGGTGCGCCGCGGGCGGAGATCGAGGCGGCGCTGGCCGTCGCGACGCCGGACCGGTTGCTGGTCGCGGCGCAGGCGCTGCGCGAGGGCTTCACGGTCGCCGAGGTGCATGCGATCGCCAAGTATGATCCGTGGTTTCTGGAGCGGATCGCCGAGATCATCGCGGCCGAGGCCGAGGTGATGAAGGACGGCCTGCCGATCGACGCGCCGGGTATGCGCCGCCTGAAGAGCATGGGGTTCAGCGACAAGCGGCTTGCATGGCTGGCGCTGCAATCGGCCAATCTGCGGGGCATGAACCGCGGGATCGCGCGCGGCTCGGGGCTGATCCACGAGGTCGTCAAGGCGATGACCGGCGGCGTGACCGAGGAGGAGGTGCGCCAGCATCGGCTGAAGCTGGGCGTGCGGCCGGTGTTCAAGCGGATCGATACGTGCGCGGCCGAATTCGATGCGAAGACGCCGTATATGTACTCGACCTACGAGGCGCCGAGCTTCGGCGAGCCCGAGAACGAGTCCGAGCCTACCGATCGCAAGAAGATCGTGATTCTGGGCGGCGGGCCGAACCGGATCGGGCAGGGGATCGAGTTCGATTATTGCTGCTGCCATGCGTGCTTCGCGCTGGCGGATGCTGGCTATGAGACGATCATGGTCAACTGCAACCCGGAGACGGTGTCGACCGATTACGACACGTCGGACCGGCTGTATTTCGAGCCGTTGACCGCCGAGGACGTGCTGGAGATCCTGCATGTCGAGCAGCAGAACGGCACGCTGGTGGGCGTGATCGTGCAGTTCGGTGGGCAGACGCCGCTGAACCTCGCGCGCTCGCTCGAGGCTGCGGGCATTCCGATTCTGGGTACGACGCCCGACGCGATCGATCTGGCGGAGGACCGTGAGCGGTTCGCGGCGCTGATCACCAAGCTCGGGTTGCTTCAGCCGGCCAATGGCCTGGCGCGGAGCCGCGACGAGGCGGTCGCGGCGGCGGAGCGGATCGGGTATCCGGTGCTGATGCGGCCGTCCTATGTGCTCGGCGGACGGGCGATGGAGATCGTCGATACGATCGGGCAGCTCGAGCATTACATCGCGACCGCGGTGCAGGTGTCGGGCGACTCGCCGGTTCTGATCGACCAGTATCTGCGCGATGCGATCGAGGTCGATGTCGACGCGATCTGCGACGGCACCGATGTGGTCGTCGCGGGCGTGTTGCAGCATATCGAGGAGGCGGGGGTCCATTCGGGCGACTCTGCGTGCTCGATCCCGCCTTACTCGCTGTCGGCGGAGATCATCGCCGAGATCGAGCGGCAGACGGTGGCGCTCGCGCATGCCTTGTCGGTGGTCGGCCTGATGAACATCCAGTTCGCGGTGAAGGACGGGCTGGTCTACCTCATCGAGGTCAACCCGCGCGCGTCGCGCACCGTACCGTTCGTCGCGAAGGCGATCGGTGCGCCTATCGCCAAGATCGCCGCGCGCGTGATGGCGGGCGAGAAGCTGGTCAACCTCCCGAAGATCGACCGGCACATCGACTATTATGCGGTGAAGGAGGCGGTGTTCCCCTTCAACAAGTTCCCCGGCGTTGATCCGGTGCTGTCACCGGAAATGAAGTCGACCGGCGAAGTCATGGGGATCGATCCCGATTTCACGATCGCGTTTGCCAAGGCGCAGCTTGGCGCGGGGACGATCCTGCCGACCAAGGGCAACGTCTTCGTCAGCGTGAAGGACGGCGACAAGGCGATGATCGTCGAGGCGGTGAAGGCGCTGGTCGACACCGGCTTCTCGATCGTCGCGACCGGTGGGACGGCGGATCATCTGGCGCGCGCCGGGTTGCCGGTCGAGAAGGTCAACAAGGTGGCCCAAGGTCGGCCGCATATCGTCGACCGGATCAAGGACGGCGATATCGCGCTGATCTTCAACACCACCGAGGGGTGGCAGAGCCTGAAGGATTCGCAACCGATCCGCGCGTCAGCGCTCGGCCAGCGGATTCCGTACTTCACGACCGCGCCGGCGTCGCTCGAGGCGGCGAAGGCGATCGCCAAGCTTTCGACGCACAGCCTTGAAGTACGGCCGC